In the Paramormyrops kingsleyae isolate MSU_618 chromosome 6, PKINGS_0.4, whole genome shotgun sequence genome, one interval contains:
- the ube2j2 gene encoding ubiquitin-conjugating enzyme E2 J2, whose translation MSNNSNKRAPTTATQRLKQDYLRIKKDPVPYICAEPLPSNILEWHYVVRGPEKTPYEGGYYHGKLIFPREFPFKPPSIYMITPNGRFKCNTRLCLSITDFHPDTWNPAWSVSTILTGLLSFMVEKGPTLGSIETSDFTKRQLAAQSLAFNLKDKVFCELFPDVVEEIKQNQKAQEELSSRPQALPLPDVVPDGDAHNVQNGFPGLNGHLPPAAGAINPPGLQQANRNHGLLGGALANLFVIVGFAAFAYTVKYVLRSIAQE comes from the exons ATGAGCAACAACAGTAATAAGAGAGCACCAACGACAGCAACACAAAGATTAAAACAGGACTACCTTCGAATAAAGAAAGACCCTGTGCCTTACATTTGTGCAGAACCTCTCCCCTCTAATATTTTGGAATG GCACTATGTTGTTCGAGGACCAGAAAAAACCCCTTATGAAG gTGGTTATTATCACGGCAAACTCATATTCCCACGAGAATTTCCCTTTAAGCCTCCTAGTATTTATATGATAACACCAAATGGGAGATTTAAGTGCAACACAAG ATTATGTCTCTCCATTACAGACTTCCATCCTGACACATGGAACCCTGCTTGGTCGGTGTCCACCATACTGACCGGGCTCTTAAGCTTTATGGTAGAGAAAGGTCCTACACTGGGCAGCATTGAAACTTCAGACTTCACT AAGAGACAGCTCGCTGCCCAAAGCTTGGCTTTCAACCTCAAAGACAAAGTTTTCTGTGAGCTGTTTCCAGATGTTGTTGAA GAGATCAAGCAGAACCAGAAAGCCCAGGAGGAGTTAAGCTCGCGACCACAAGCTCTGCCCCTCCCAGATGTGGTACCCGATGGAGATGCCCACAACGTGCAGAACGGCTTCCCAGGCCTCAATGGGCATTTGCCCCCAGCTGCTGGTGCCATCAACCCTCCTGGCCTCCAGCAAGCCAATCGCAATCACGGACTCCTTGGCGGAGCGCTGGCAAACTTGTTTGTCATAGTGGGCTTTGCGGCCTTTGCCTACACAGTCAAGTATGTACTGCGAAGCATAGCGCAGGAGTGA